In Bradysia coprophila strain Holo2 unplaced genomic scaffold, BU_Bcop_v1 contig_358, whole genome shotgun sequence, one DNA window encodes the following:
- the LOC119081390 gene encoding protein Jumonji, whose protein sequence is MVISKNGKRKRKDVPPVVETTDIPKRTRVHAQRKFAQGQGSSSYLTNFPTQQSAPVKESSEPPPELLPNLRPKPEDFLTFLCFRGTSVLPPHLDYFNQNRKSEAETKDDSTKGETVASENVDNTDKSAESSCPKPSGSGAGNSGDSLHGKDLKVESKEEAKPSFIPFAVRKHAETVSDGKRRQTVQALKRKYQEQRLAKTQVQNLIKTTQNRRTRSSGKDDDADSNEKKKDPVDHKAVVSETKKPDEKKKKEVIENKNDDSSKRKTSLRNTRNNPPKEDESVKSDLPKTSVMKKTKLSEDDEKVSTKTEKKSSVETITKEIKKEATKLALTKQQITRQKATTIPQNEGSKMKKDANEDINSAEFSDSSDDRPLVNTLKKLTNVTKKPVDSTKDQKLPDSEKKKDQLPTTSTSKPVKRQSPRPTTGVSRRSCGQVEVAADKKRSESVSRKSDTSEPSIKKKPVGRKKKEKELSEDSSSEKVTAVKKKLNEKRTPEKDKDDSKHKINITDDDSIKKKRKRRNEFTELGSVDINDSDACRSARPSRKTKEAAAIYMELIGQKLNLDDFDDDGFSMDSFPELPNVKKTQQMENRLKANIGKPTDVKVSPKKNKPENKSSKKDEKAGSVVEEPLEPARKEKAKVGRKKKVLSPSKDVSPEVKEKSLHKSFSDSDDEPLAVKITKKPKPIRGRSPKKAKDSKESGNVVEEKLENTAVEKVKPEIVTKEKPAGKATTPLLSKATDSEQEKPNLPKTDAAAIKVPTIAPKTPQKSFESVFKTPAETSSQLLSPSICTTPVKPSQMDTKNITTTSSSPKSITTTHETKSNLPNLMPSAEESGKIFGIASVTLAQSSGPNDTKCTLGKCGSIHIPTLGPVIPTELPNADPTTSKEKQRRAKVNMSRAQIQKWILECARARYTNDLEDDLSLDAPLKPINYLRTASPGRFMDGETVDHGPVASTSKGPTLKAKLVKLKDKDKDASKTELRSVKERVEAFINKKPEPDRGHLSIYEAFGRKKSASPTPPTVVIPVTTSEKLEAPIKSSPKAVPSSAVSKPSTSSAIISPPKPVSAVSDKKPIYNQRRTPVYNTKPVEIAAKTKPVVNTFEAFSPENEKSIYSFDKEEDTIPASTPFRRHSRRESNNSRVDEKSTNKDDKSPVGQKQQEVSLTLSPDETSKSAMIAVPINLDISALPKSKPNNGDDSDSEGHTFYIPLQGVNTSGGKSDQLIQGVAVKLGTEGPEGPNQKVIMHAKLVTKAEMGTNITPMPESMASVHDIVKSLIASKDAGCSKSVPIGTVQPRFKSSNVPGTSTSLPQAQPSTLNRQNSNQSLASQKSKNKPTDIIQPTNNTAFPRYDDPASMVEAPIFRPTDKEFADPMEFIDRITPVAARFGICRIIPPSSFKPECKVSDDMRFTAYNLYVHKMLHRWGPSAKEFSAIKKYLATQSITMTHPPWIGGMEVDLPRLYHTVQEQGGLKEVIEKKKWAKVAEEMCLPKSCQDRITKLDDIYCKYLLPYDTLSTVERKKLFDEVEADWAKAEAKARRNADRSTMSDVSNDDESENDESDEEDDSGSMECIVKGRSMPLNAFFRIARNTMALWFKNKEPNSTEIESEFWRHVTVRDSHVCVHSASIDSSGWGYGFPTPGPKAKGSACAKHPWNLKVLTNNHGSILRSIGPVTGVTVPTLHVGMLFSAVCWYRDPHGLPWIEYLHTGGQKIWYGVPDEQSDNFRKALTSLIPTHCQNKTVWLPCDTAMIPPHSLTDRGVSLCRTEQEPGEFVVVFPRAYSSSVCTGYAISESVYFATNSWLDTAKKDFQDIHDSCEPAMFSLEQLLFAVASDIRTNSETISSILPMITEVYEREVTEREEIQKAGVTRNEKIPIKGSKTKPTTEDFECDICRANLYISWVKTDEDNIYCLQHCLKYIKNDRIQAKQCKLIITYSVQEIETLIDKIKERGTQQSQKKNKVLGKK, encoded by the exons AGAAgattttcttacatttctGTGCTTTCGTGGCACTTCAGTACTTCCGCCACATTTGgattattttaatcaaaacagaaaatcggAAGCCGAAACCAAAGACGATAGTACAAAGGGGGAAACTGTCGCATCTGAAAATGTTGACAATACAGACAAGAGCGCCGAGTCATCGTGTCCGAAGCCATCTGGAAGTGGAGCTGGTAATAGTGGAGATAGTTTACATGGAAAAGACCTAAAAGTGGAAAGTAAGGAAGAAGCGAAGCCGTCGTTTATTCCATTTGCTGTTCGTAAGCATGCTGAAACAGTATCTGATGGAAAACGGAGACAAACTGTGCAAGCACTGAAAAGGAAATATCAGGAGCAGCGTTTAGCTAAAACACAAgttcaaaatttgataaaaactACGCAAAATAGGCGAACAAGATCGTCTGGTAAAGACGACGATGCTGATtcgaatgaaaagaaaaaagatcCCGTGGATCATAAGGCTGTTGTATCAGAAACGAAAAAACCTGatgagaaaaagaagaaggaaGTCATCGAGAACAAGAATGATGATTCGTCGAAGCGAAAAACTTCGTTAAGAAATACAAGAAATAATCCACCTAAAGAGGACGAATCAGTCAAGTCCGATCTACCCAAAACTTCAGTGatgaaaaaaacgaaactttcAGAAGATGATGAAAAGGTGTCAACCAAGACAGAAAAGAAGTCATCAGTGGAAACAATTACAAAAGAAATCAAGAAAGAGGCAACGAAGTTAGCATTAACCAAACAGCAAATAACTCGTCAGAAAGCCACAACGATACCGCAAAATGAAGgatcaaaaatgaagaaagaCGCAAATGAGGACATCAATTCAGCTGAATTTTCTGACTCGTCAGATGATAGACCGTTGGTAAATACACTAAAAAAGTTGACCAACGTGACCAAGAAGCCTGTAGATTCCACAAAAGATCAAAAACTACCCGATTcagaaaagaagaaagatcAATTGCCCACGACAAGTACATCGAAGCCGGTAAAACGTCAATCACCTAGGCCTACAACTGGTGTTTCACGAAGAAGTTGTGGACAGGTTGAAGTGGCTGCAGATAAAAAACGATCCGAGTCCGTCAGTCGAAAGTCGGATACAAGTGAACCGAGTATCAAAAAGAAACCAGTCGGACGGAAGAAAAAAGAGAAAGAGTTGAGCGAGGACAGTTCATCCGAGAAAGTGACCGCAGTAAAAAAGAAGTTAAATGAAAAACGTACGCCGGAAAAAGACAAAGACGATTCCAAGCATAAAATAAACATCACCGACGATGATAGCATCAAGAAGAAACGTAAGCGCCGCAACGAATTCACTGAATTGGGTAGTGTAGATATAAATGATTCGGATGCTTGCCGTTCTGCACGGCCTAGtcgtaaaacaaaagaagccGCGGCTATTTACATGGAATTAATTGGTCAAAAACTGAATCTGGATGATTTCGATGATGATGGCTTTTCAATGGACAGTTTTCCGGAGCTCCCGAATGTCAAGAAAACTCAACAAATGGAAAATAGATTAAAAGCAAACATTGGAAAGCCGACAGACGTTAAGGTATCACCCAAAAAGAATAAACCAGAGAATAAATCTTccaaaaaagatgaaaaagcTGGCTCAGTTGTTGAAGAGCCATTGGAGCCAGCACGAAAGGAGAAGGCTAAAGTTGGTCGAAAGAAGAAAGTTCTGTCGCCAAGCAAGGATGTGTCGCCCGaggtaaaagaaaaaagtctTCACAAAAGTTTCAGTGATTCCGATGATGAACCACTGGCTGtaaaaattacaaagaaaCCGAAGCCTATCAGAGGACGGAGTCCGAAAAAGGCAAAAGACTCAAAAGAAAGTGGAAATGTGGTTGaggaaaaacttgaaaatacCGCAGTGGAGAAAGTTAAGCCAGAGATTGTTACTAAAGAAAAACCGGCAGGAAAAGCAACAACACCGCTGTTATCCAAAGCCACAGATTCAGAACAAGAGAAACCAAACCTTCCGAAAACAGATGCCGCAGCAATAAAAGTTCCAACGATTGCACCCAAAACCCCGCAAAAGTCATTCGAAAGCGTTTTTAAGACACCAGCTGAAACATCGTCCCAATTATTGAGTCCATCGATTTGTACAACGCCTGTGAAGCCATCACAAATGGATACGAAGAATATCACAACCACTTCCTCATCACCAAAATCGATTACGACGACACATGAAACTAAATCAAATCTGCCCAACCTGATGCCAAGCGCCGAAGAATCTGgcaaaattttcggaattgCCAGTGTAACTCTTGCGCAAAGCTCAGGCCCCAATGACACGAAATGCACGCTCGGCAAATGTGGTTCGATACACATACCCACACTAGGACCAGTCATTCCAACCGAACTACCGAATGCCGATCCGACTACAAGCAAAGAAAAACAACGCAGGGCCAAAGTGAATATGTCACGAGcgcaaattcaaaaatggatTTTGGAGTGTGCAAGGGCAag aTATACCAATGATCTGGAAGATGATTTAAGCTTGGATGCTCCACTGAAGCCCATCAACTATCTAAGAACAGCTTCACCCGGACGGTTTATGGATGGAGAAACGGTAGACCATGGTCCTGTAGCTTCGACATCAAAGGGACCAACATTGAAAGCTAAATTAGTGAAATTGAAGGATAAAGATAAGGATGCGAGTAAAACTGAACTACGGTCGGTCAAGGAACGTGTAGAGGCTTTCATAAACAAAAAGCCGGAACCTGATCGAGGTCATTTGTCGATCTATGAAGCGTTCGGTAGGAAAAAGTCGGCATCACCAACTCCACCAACAGTTGTGATACCTGTTACAACATCTGAGAAATTAGAGGCGCCCATTAAAAGTTCACCGAAAGCTGTTCCGTCAAGTGCCGTATCGAAGCCATCAACTAGCAGTGCTATAATATCACCTCCCAAACCGGTTTCAGCCGTTTCTGATAAGAAGCCAATCTACAATCAGCGACGAACACCTGTGTACAACACCAAACCTGTTGAAATTGCAGCCAAAACCAAACCGGTTGTTAACACTTTTGAAGCATTTTCACcggaaaacgaaaaaagtatTTATTCATTCGACAAGGAGGAAGACACAATACCTGCATCGACACCATTCCGACGGCACAGTCGGCGAGAATCGAACAATTCACGTGTGGACGAGAAATCGACAAATAAAGATGACAAATCACCGGTTGGTCAAAAACAACAAGAGGTTTCTTTGACGCTGAGTCCAGATGAAACGAGTAAATCGGCAATGATTGCAGTTCCAATAAACTTAGATATATCAGCGCTACCAAAATCGAAACCGAACAATGGAGATGATTCTGATTCAGAAGGTCATACATTTTACATTCCACTTCAAGGTGTTAACACGTCGGGTGGAAAATCAGATCAACTAATTCAAGGCGTTGCAGTCAAACTGGGAACCGAAGGACCGGAGGGACCCAATCAGAAAGTAATCATGCATGCAAAGCTTGTGACTAAAGCTGAAATGGGAACCAATATTACACCGATGCCGGAATCGATGGCGAGTGTTCATGACATTGTTAAAAGTCTTATTGCAAGTAAAGACGCTGGTTGTTCGAAATCTGTGCCGATTGGAACTGTCCAACCAAGATTTAAATCAAGTAACGTACCTGGAACATCGACGTCACTACCACAGGCTCAACCTTCAACGTTAAATCGACAAAACTCTAATCAATCCCTGGCATCACAAAAGTCCAAAAATAAACCGACAGACATTATCCAACCAACCAACAATACAGCTTTTCCACGATACGATGATCCTGCGTCAATGGTTGAAGCACCTATCTTTCGTCCTACGGACAAAGAGTTTGCCGATCCTATGGAATTTATTGATCGTATTACTCCAGTCGCTGCCCGATTCGGTATTTGCAGAATTATCCCGCCGTCGTCATTTAAGCCAGAGTGCAAAGTGTCAGATGATATGAGATTTACCGCTTACAATTTGTACGTACATAAAATGCTGCATCGATGGGGACCGAGTGCGAAGGAATTTAGTGCAATAAAGAAATACCTTGCCACGCAATCAATAACAATGACTCACCCTCCTTGGATTGGTGGTATGGAAGTCGATTTGCCGCGTTTGTACCACACAGTACAGGAACAAGGAGGATTGAAAGAGGTGATTGAGAAGAAGAAATGGGCgaaagttgcagaagaaatGTGTCTGCCGAAATCGTGTCAGGATCGCATCACCAAATTAGATGATATTTATTGCAAGTATTTGTTGCCATATGATACTTTGTCAACTGTTGAGCGAAAGAAACTCTTTGATGAAGTGGAAGCAGATTGGGCGAAGGCTGAAGCCAAAGCGCGACGAAATGCCGATCGTAGCACAATGAGCGATGTGAGCAACGATGATGAATCGGAAAACGATGAGTCGGATGAAGAAGATGATAGTGGGTCAATGGAATGTATAGTAAAGGGACGAAGTATGCCATTAAATGCGTTCTTCCGCATCGCACGCAATACAATGGCCTTGTGGTTTAAAAATAAGGAACCGAATTCAACCGAAATAGAATCCGAATTCTGGCGACACGTTACCGTTCGGGATAGTCATGTGTGTGTGCATTCGGCATCAATTGATTCAAGTGGATGGGGATACGGATTTCCAACACCCGGCCCAAAAGCAAAGGGATCAGCATGCGCAAAACATCCTTGGAACTTAAAAGTGTTAACAAACAATCATGGTTCGATACTCCGATCAATTGGACCAGTTACTGGTGTCACAGTGCCGACATTACATGTTGGTATGCTCTTTAGTGCTGTTTGTTGGTATCGTGATCCTCACGGTCTTCCATGGATTGAATATCTACATACCGGTGGTCAAAAGATTTGGTATGGCGTTCCAGACGAGCAAAGTGACAATTTCCGCAAAGCTTTGACGTCACTAATTCCAACCCATTGCCAAAACAAAACTGTGTGGTTACCATGTGATACCGCTATGATACCACCGCACTCGCTGACTGATCGTGGTGTGTCCTTATGTCGCACAGAACAAGAGCCAGGCGAATTCGTAGTGGTATTTCCTCGAGCATATTCATCGTCTGTGTGTACCGGATATGCCATATCGGAGAGTGTCTACTTTGCCACAAACAGTTGGTTGGATACGGCGAAAAAAGATTTCCAG GACATTCACGATAGCTGCGAACCGGCTATGTTTTCATTGGAACAACTACTTTTTGCAGTAGCGTCAGATATTCGAACGAACAGTGAAACAATATCCTCGATATTGCCAATGATAACAGAAGTATACGAGCGCGAAGTGACTGAAAGGGAAGAAATTCAg AAAGCGGGCGTCACTCGTAACGAAAAGATTCCAATCAAAGGAAGCAAAACGAAGCCGACGACGGAGGATTTTGAATGTGATATTTGCAGAGCCAATTTGTATATTTCTTGGGTTAAGACCGACGAAGACAACATCTACTGTTTGCAGCACTGCTTAAAGTACATTAAAAACGATCGCATACAGGCGAAGCAGTGCAAATTGATAATAACGTATAGTGTTCAGGAAATCGAAACGTTGATTGACAAAATCAAAGAACGGGGCACACAGCAAtcgcaaaagaaaaataaagttttaggCAAAAAGTGA